The following coding sequences lie in one Musa acuminata AAA Group cultivar baxijiao chromosome BXJ1-8, Cavendish_Baxijiao_AAA, whole genome shotgun sequence genomic window:
- the LOC135585136 gene encoding LRR receptor kinase SERK2-like, which translates to MLSRNMKVVYLLCVLISLQSRVESDRQGDALYDMKIKLNATSNQLIDWNQNQVNPCTWNSVICDSNNNVVQVTLSSMGFNGILSPRIGELQYLTVLSLPGNNITGGIPEQFGNLSSLTNLDLEINRLSGEIPASLGKLAKLQILILSQNNLTGNIPDSLTNLTVLNDIRLALNGLSGQIPDELFQVARYNFTGNNLNCGTNQQHLCASSVSVQGKSPNSKIGIVLGIVGGVILLLVIGVVFLICKSRRKGYRREEFVDVAGEDDRRIAFGQLKRFAYRELQIATDGFSEKNVLGQGGFGKVYKGVLPDSTKIAVKRLTDYESPGGEAAFLREVEMISVAVHRNLLRLIGFCTTPTERLLVYPFMQNLSVAYRLRDFKPGEPVLNWPTRKRVALGTARGLEYLHEHCSPKIIHRDVKAANVLLDEDFEAVVGDFGLAKLVDVRKTSVTTQVRGTMGHIAPEYLSTGKSSERTDVFGYGIMLLELVTGQRAIDFSRLEEEDDVLLLDHVKKLQKEKRLGDIVDRNLNNEYDGQEVEMMIQVALLCTQASPEDRPTMSEVVRMLEGEGLAERWEEWQQVEVRQEYERLQRRFDWGEDSLYNQDAIELSGAR; encoded by the exons ATGCTATCTAGAAATATGAAGGTGGTTTATCTACTCTGTGTGTTGATATCTCTGCAATCCAGGGTTGAATCTGATCGTCAAG GTGATGCATTATatgacatgaagattaagttaaatGCGACTAGTAATCAACTCATTGATTGGAACCAAAATCAAGTCAACCCTTGCACATGGAACTCTGTTATCTGTGAcagtaacaataatgttgttcaagT AACATTGTCTTCCATGGGATTTAATGGAATCTTGTCACCAAGAATTGGAGAACTGCAGTATCTAACTGTTTT GTCGTTGCCTGGCAACAATATAACTGGTGGAATACCTGAACAGTTCGGAAACCTCTCTAGTTTGACAAACTTGGATTTGGAAATTAACCGTCTCAGTGGAGAGATACCAGCTTCCCTTGGCAAGCTTGCTAAGCTTCAGATTTT GATTCTTAGTCAAAATAATCTTACAGGGAACATTCCTGATTCTCTTACAAATCTCACTGTACTAAATGACAT TCGTCTAGCTCTCAATGGCCTATCTGGACAGATACCTGACGAACTATTTCAAGTAGCCAGATACAA CTTTACAGGTAACAATCTGAATTGTGGTACAAATCAGCAGCACCTTTGTGCTTCGAGCGTGTCTGTTCAAG GAAAATCACCAAATTCAAAAATAGGAATTGTGCTTGGAATTGTTGGAGGTGTCATATTACTCCTTGTTATAGGGGTTGTATTTCTTATATGCAAGAGCCGGAGGAAAGGCTATCGACGAGAAGAGTTTGTAGATGTTGCAG GTGAAGATGATCGTAGAATTGCTTTTGGACAATTGAAAAGATTCGCTTATCGAGAATTACAGATTGCAACAGATGGATTTAGTGAAAAGAATGTCCTTGGACAGGGTGGTTTTGGAAAAGTATACAAAGGAGTGCTTCCAGATAGCACAAAAATTGCTGTCAAACGGTTGACTGATTATGAGAGTCCAGGAGGGGAAGCTGCCTTTTTACGTGAAGTTGAGATGATAAGTGTAGCTGTCCACAGAAATCTTTTGAGGTTGATTGGCTTCTGCACGACACCAACAGAAAGGCTTCTGGTCTATCCTTTTATGCAAAATTTGAGTGTTGCATACCGTCTACGAG ATTTTAAACCAGGGGAGCCAGTATTAAATTGGCCTACCAGAAAACGAGTGGCATTAGGCACTGCTCGTGGATTAGAGTACCTCCATGAACATTGCAGTCCTAAAATAATCCACCGTGATGTTAAAGCTGCAAATGTCTTACTTGATGAGGACTTTGAGGCTGTTGTTGGTGATTTTGGCTTGGCAAAATTGGTAGATGTGAGAAAGACATCTGTCACAACTCAAGTTCGTGGAACTATGGGTCACATAGCACCTGAGTATTTATCCACTGGGAAATCATCTGAGAGGACTGATGTCTTTGGTTATGGAATCATGCTTCTGGAACTTGTCACAGGACAGCGTGCAATTGATTTTTCACGCctagaggaagaagatgatgttTTATTGCTTGATCAT gtgaagaagctacaaaaggaaAAGAGACTGGGTGATATCGTCGACCGAAACCTCAACAATGAGTACGACGGCCAGGAGGTTGAAATGATGATCCAGGTCGCTCTTCTTTGCACGCAGGCGTCGCCAGAGGACCGCCCAACAATGTCAGAAGTCGTGcggatgctagaaggagagggtcTGGCCGAGAGGTGGGAAGAGTGGCAGCAAGTTGAGGTCAGGCAAGAATACGAGAGGCTGCAGAGAAGATTTGATTGGGGTGAGGACTCATTGTATAATCAAGATGCAATAGAACTCTCCGGTGCAAGATGA